In Nicotiana tabacum cultivar K326 chromosome 21, ASM71507v2, whole genome shotgun sequence, one DNA window encodes the following:
- the LOC107799943 gene encoding cyclin-SDS has translation MKRKLPWEAALQPAVQQPTEKILPPVVTKQLRSKLHRRRRSRITPIILRSLSSIAGSSHLTSELLGESSKSSVNKETAVKKRRSTDAEVELSECSCVESSEISSFQTFSSKITKTDQNPVDISHDIFSKQKRNVKYIEETEDSNEASGDFCGKSSKNAEKIRDDDVVSFNSVLQSPSESKYGKLSVQTIKCSENRATEDVKNSEVSRVSPEVESAIGQSHEKLVGADFDLECSEHLSNSDIFDNYSSSTYSELQSEIFPESSDIDLFADYSSSDWYDSGSQFSEKSNADASPSPTFALFLQFNQLFCRSSTVGLQSTSINSPDDDHISTELIGLEEEEDEESYRMIRKRERRQLYLHDYAEEYCSTTDYGDLIVQQRLQMVRWILEQATRKKLQKETMFLSVNLFDRFLSKGYFKTRRCLQIAGVASFTLAVRIEENQPYNSIRQKTFVVAGTAYSCSEVVAMEWLLQEVLNFQCLLPTIYNFLWFYLKAARATEDVERTAKYLAVLALQGHEHLCYRPSTVASALVILASSAANLYASCHLVTETHARIKDEDLPDCIKSLEWLVKYI, from the exons ATGAAGCGAAAGTTACCCTGGGAAGCAGCACTTCAACCGGCGGTTCAGCAACCGACCGAGAAAATCCTCCCGCCAGTGGTGACGAAGCAACTCCGGTCGAAGCTACATCGCCGGCGGAGATCACGTATCACTCCGATAATTCTACGTTCCTTATCTAGTATTGCTGGTTCGTCGCACTTGACCAGCGAACTCTTAGGTGAATCGAGCAAAAGTTCTGTGAATAAGGAAACGGCAGTGAAGAAGCGACGAAGCACCGATGCTGAAGTGGAATTATCGGAGTGCTCTTGTGTTGAGTCATCGGAGATATCTAGTTTTCAGACATTTTCCAGTAAAATCACGAAAACTGATCAAAATCCAGTAGATATCTCTCACGATATCTTCTCAAAACAGAAGCGAAATGTAAAATATATTGAAGAAACTGAGGATTCTAATGAAGCTTCTGGTGATTTTTGCGGTAAAAGCTCTAAAAATGCTGAGAAAATCAGAGACGATGATGTCGTTTCGTTCAATTCTGTGTTACAATCGCCTTCTGAGTCAAAATATGGAAAATTATCAGTTCAAACAATCAAATGTAGTGAAAACAGAGCAACGGAAGATGTGAAGAATTCTGAAGTTTCACGAGTCAGTCCAGAGGTAGAATCTGCTATAGGACAATCACATGAGAAGCTCGTTGGAGCGGATTTTGATCTGGAATGTTCTGAACATCTCTCAAACAGTGATATTTTTGACAATTATTCTTCATCAACTTACTCCGAACTCCAGTCGGAGATTTTCCCGGAGAGTTCAGATATAGATCTGTTCGCCGATTATAGTTCATCCGATTGGTACGATTCTGGAAGCCAGTTCTCGGAGAAATCGAACGCCGACGCTAGTCCTTCACCTACTTTCGCGTTGTTTCTTCAATTCAATCAACTGTTCTGCAGATCATCAACCGTCGGTTTGCAATCCACTTCCATAAACTCTCCAGACGATGATCACATTTCTACTGAGTTAATC GGattggaagaagaagaggatgaagAGAGCTATAGGATGATAAGGAAGAGAGAGAGGAGGCAATTGTATCTACATGACTACGCCGAGGAGTACTGCTCCACGACGGACTACGGCGATCTCATCGTCCAGCAGCGGTTGCAGATGGTTCGTTGGATCCTTGAG CAAGCTACAAGGAAGAAACTTCAGAAGGAGACGATGTTTTTAAGTGTCAACCTCTTTGATCGATTTCTTAGTAAAGGGTACTTCAAAACCAGAAGATGCCTTCAAATTGCTGGTGTAGCCAGCTTTACTCTGGCAGTCAGGATTGAAGAAAACCAGCCTTACAATAG CATCCGCCAGAAGACATTTGTTGTTGCAGGCACCGCATATAGCTGTAGTGAAGTGGTGGCTATGGAGTGGTTGCTGCAGGAGGTCCTAAACTTCCAGTGTCTGCTTCCAACGATATACAACTTCTTATG GTTTTATCTTAAGGCCGCTCGAGCTACTGAAGACGTGGAGAGGACTGCCAAGTACCTGGCAGTACTAGCTTTGCAGGGTCATGAACACTTGTGTTACAGACCATCAACTGTAGCTTCTGCACTTGTGATTCTTGCTTCATCAGCTGCAAACCTTTATGCCTCTTGCCATTTGGTCACAGAG ACTCATGCGAGAATAAAAGACGAGGATTTACCTGATTGCATAAAG AGCTTGGAATGGTTGGTGAAGTACATATGA